A window of Fibrobacter sp. UBA4297 contains these coding sequences:
- a CDS encoding MarR family winged helix-turn-helix transcriptional regulator — protein MICPQLKLENQLCFPLYAVSKEITRRYTPFLEPLDLTYTQYIVMLVLWEEKKCNVTELGQKLYLDSGTLTPLLKKLESKGYITRTREASDERCLSVSLTDEGEKLQLKAANVPKSMASCVNLSEDEAKSLYCTLYKILESLRKDA, from the coding sequence ATGATTTGTCCTCAACTAAAACTTGAAAATCAACTATGCTTTCCGTTGTATGCAGTATCCAAGGAAATCACGCGTCGCTATACGCCTTTCTTGGAACCGCTCGATCTCACCTACACGCAGTACATCGTGATGCTCGTGTTGTGGGAAGAGAAAAAATGTAACGTCACTGAACTCGGACAAAAGCTCTACCTTGATTCAGGAACGCTGACCCCGCTCCTGAAAAAGCTCGAGAGCAAAGGCTACATCACGCGCACCCGCGAAGCAAGTGATGAGCGTTGCCTTTCGGTAAGCCTGACCGATGAAGGTGAAAAATTGCAACTAAAAGCCGCGAACGTTCCTAAGTCCATGGCAAGTTGCGTAAATTTGTCAGAAGACGAAGCCAAGTCGCTTTACTGCACGCTTTACAAAATCTTGGAAAGCCTTAGGAAAGACGCATGA
- a CDS encoding cellulase family glycosylhydrolase, with translation MKNKFLFLFLAVSASQAAVNLGVSLGDSIKPVTHVATGSLYGLTESLPSNIERDVAPLKPNVFLSPARSGNGRQQPIGGAFLVAPRVESIGAKIQIRLADVLPGWPYKFQNMDHWKNEVKSVINDKLKSNNKNFDGYEIWNEPNDTWKSNIDFNSGLWKQTYDLIRQMDPGAKIIGPSYSFYHASQMEAFIKYCAQNNCLPDVVSWHQWGSGGFVGAVETYRALEKKYNVTPRPLSINEYSSTEHSEEGCPGLSVPFIAKFERHGVESAMISWWFVPLPGRLGSLLTKDNERGGGWWLYKWYGDMSGYMAKVTPPNDKSDGVDGFAALDKKKGFASIVLGGNTKGDVNVNISGIPAEFGSQVNVSVEYVVWENKDKAVPSTTTVSNKDYDVSGGKITVPVNITNTKYGYRVYITPIIPQAPYKDTAMEIPGKVEVENYDVGGSGKAYLDLDDDNKGGEYREDAVDIVKAGDGYAIGYTQEGEWLEYTVKVAEKEDYAVSVRYATSSENTGMKLYVDGKVALDNVAFPQGADWETYSTVDAGKVSLSAGEHVLKLEIVGNYVNIDWLNFESEKTIAIGKPTLHAVPHEASYDVFDMQGRLVAKLKAFGSESLRSKISATVKRPGTYIAKPQTGGKMLRISVK, from the coding sequence ATGAAAAATAAATTTCTCTTTTTATTTTTGGCGGTTTCTGCTTCTCAGGCCGCGGTGAATCTGGGTGTAAGTCTTGGCGATAGCATCAAGCCGGTGACGCATGTGGCGACGGGCTCGCTTTATGGCCTTACTGAGAGTCTTCCGAGCAATATCGAGCGTGATGTCGCCCCGCTCAAGCCGAACGTGTTCCTTTCTCCGGCGCGCAGCGGTAACGGTCGCCAACAGCCGATTGGTGGGGCTTTCCTTGTGGCTCCCCGTGTCGAAAGCATTGGTGCGAAAATTCAGATTCGCCTTGCTGACGTTTTGCCGGGATGGCCGTACAAGTTCCAGAATATGGACCACTGGAAAAATGAAGTAAAATCGGTCATCAACGACAAGCTTAAGTCAAACAACAAGAATTTTGACGGTTACGAAATCTGGAACGAGCCGAATGACACTTGGAAATCGAATATCGACTTCAATTCCGGTCTTTGGAAACAGACTTACGATTTGATTCGGCAGATGGACCCTGGTGCAAAGATTATCGGCCCTTCGTACTCATTCTACCACGCTTCGCAAATGGAAGCGTTTATCAAGTATTGTGCACAGAATAACTGCTTGCCCGATGTCGTGAGCTGGCACCAGTGGGGGAGTGGTGGCTTTGTTGGAGCTGTCGAAACCTACCGCGCGCTTGAAAAAAAGTATAACGTGACTCCACGTCCGCTGAGCATCAACGAATATTCTTCGACGGAACATTCCGAAGAAGGTTGTCCGGGGCTGTCGGTGCCGTTTATTGCAAAGTTTGAACGTCACGGCGTCGAAAGCGCAATGATTTCCTGGTGGTTTGTACCGCTTCCAGGTCGTTTGGGGAGCCTTCTCACCAAGGACAATGAACGTGGTGGCGGCTGGTGGCTTTATAAGTGGTATGGCGACATGAGCGGTTACATGGCTAAAGTGACCCCGCCGAACGACAAGAGCGATGGCGTGGACGGTTTTGCCGCTCTCGACAAGAAGAAGGGCTTTGCAAGTATTGTGCTTGGCGGCAACACCAAGGGCGATGTGAATGTGAATATTTCGGGCATCCCTGCAGAATTTGGCAGTCAGGTAAATGTCTCTGTTGAATATGTTGTATGGGAAAATAAGGACAAGGCAGTGCCTTCGACCACGACTGTATCAAATAAGGATTACGATGTTAGTGGCGGAAAGATTACGGTGCCTGTAAATATCACGAATACAAAGTATGGCTATCGCGTGTATATCACGCCGATTATTCCGCAAGCCCCTTACAAGGATACGGCTATGGAGATTCCTGGTAAAGTCGAAGTCGAAAATTACGATGTCGGCGGTTCGGGCAAGGCTTATCTTGATTTGGATGATGACAACAAGGGTGGTGAATATCGCGAAGACGCTGTTGATATCGTGAAGGCCGGTGATGGCTATGCCATTGGTTACACGCAAGAGGGCGAATGGCTTGAGTACACTGTGAAGGTTGCTGAAAAAGAAGATTATGCGGTTTCAGTCCGCTATGCGACTTCTTCGGAAAATACGGGCATGAAGCTGTATGTCGATGGCAAGGTCGCCTTGGACAATGTCGCGTTCCCGCAAGGCGCGGACTGGGAAACTTATTCGACGGTCGATGCCGGGAAGGTGAGCCTTTCGGCGGGCGAGCATGTGCTCAAGCTTGAAATTGTCGGAAACTACGTCAATATCGACTGGCTGAACTTTGAAAGCGAAAAGACGATTGCGATTGGAAAGCCTACGCTGCACGCTGTTCCGCATGAGGCTAGTTATGATGTGTTCGATATGCAAGGTCGCCTTGTTGCAAAATTGAAGGCGTTCGGCTCCGAAAGTTTGCGCTCAAAAATTTCAGCTACGGTGAAGCGTCCTGGAACCTACATTGCAAAGCCTCAAACGGGCGGAAAAATGTTGCGAATTTCGGTGAAATAG
- a CDS encoding low molecular weight protein-tyrosine-phosphatase: MIKILFVCHGNICRSPMAEFVMKKLVRDISSSAKQVTTNTALTAADFEIASAATSTEEIGNPVYPPARRMLASHGIDCNGKTARQMTVADYNHYDYIVLMDQNNLRNLRWILPRDIYERELAQYQEAREPAQKQDARDSRAHKVSLLMDWAGKNRDVADPWYTGDFEATWQDVNEGCTALLQHILKNS, translated from the coding sequence ATGATAAAAATCTTGTTCGTATGTCACGGGAACATTTGCCGTAGCCCGATGGCAGAATTTGTAATGAAAAAGTTGGTACGCGACATTAGTTCGTCCGCAAAACAAGTCACGACGAACACAGCGTTAACCGCCGCAGACTTCGAGATAGCATCTGCAGCGACAAGCACTGAAGAAATCGGAAATCCGGTGTACCCGCCCGCAAGACGTATGCTCGCTAGTCATGGCATCGACTGCAACGGGAAAACTGCACGCCAGATGACCGTCGCCGACTACAATCATTACGACTACATCGTGCTCATGGATCAAAATAACCTGCGGAATCTCCGCTGGATTTTACCCCGTGACATTTACGAACGAGAACTCGCACAGTATCAAGAAGCTCGAGAACCAGCACAGAAACAAGATGCGCGTGATTCCCGAGCTCACAAAGTTTCGCTCCTCATGGATTGGGCGGGCAAAAACCGCGACGTTGCAGACCCCTGGTACACAGGCGATTTCGAAGCCACCTGGCAAGACGTCAACGAAGGCTGTACCGCCTTGCTACAGCACATTTTGAAAAATTCATAG